In one window of Dehalococcoidia bacterium DNA:
- the hemC gene encoding hydroxymethylbilane synthase has product MASLSQQPPRPLVVGTRGSPLALVQAQQVLQRLHALGVPATLQPIRTSGDRGQRRGVGVFVKELEEALLHGQVDLAVHSLKDMPTQQPPGLRMAAVLERADARDALVSPFGSLDRLPARARVGCGSPRRIAQLRALRPDLDYIPITGNVDTRLRKLDAGLYEAIVLALAGLLRMGWEGRATQVFSFAEMLPAPGQGAIALEVREGDAYATRLAQALNHWPTWWSVLAERAFLRALGGGCRVPIAAYAHVQDQRLVLDGLAITPDGQTCIRGQVEGLPADAEALGVALAQDLLRRGANRLVGSPV; this is encoded by the coding sequence ATGGCATCCTTATCCCAGCAACCGCCGCGCCCCCTGGTGGTGGGCACCCGGGGCAGCCCCCTGGCCTTGGTCCAGGCCCAGCAGGTGCTCCAGCGCCTGCACGCCTTAGGCGTCCCGGCCACTCTTCAGCCTATCCGCACCAGCGGGGATAGGGGTCAGCGTCGGGGAGTAGGTGTGTTCGTCAAGGAGCTGGAGGAGGCCCTCCTGCACGGGCAGGTGGATCTGGCGGTCCACAGCCTCAAGGATATGCCCACCCAGCAACCGCCCGGCCTGCGCATGGCCGCCGTCCTGGAGCGGGCTGATGCCCGCGATGCTCTTGTGTCGCCTTTCGGCTCATTAGACCGTCTCCCCGCCCGAGCCCGTGTGGGCTGTGGAAGCCCACGCCGCATCGCCCAACTGCGCGCCCTGCGCCCAGATTTGGACTACATCCCCATCACGGGCAACGTGGATACCCGCCTGCGCAAACTGGACGCCGGCCTCTACGAGGCGATTGTGCTGGCCCTGGCTGGGCTTCTCCGCATGGGGTGGGAAGGGCGCGCCACCCAGGTGTTCTCCTTCGCTGAGATGCTCCCTGCCCCCGGTCAGGGCGCCATCGCGCTGGAGGTGCGGGAGGGGGATGCCTACGCCACTCGCCTGGCCCAGGCCCTCAACCACTGGCCCACTTGGTGGAGTGTCCTTGCGGAGCGGGCCTTTTTGCGCGCGTTGGGCGGGGGATGCCGTGTGCCCATCGCCGCCTATGCCCATGTCCAGGACCAGCGCCTTGTCCTGGACGGCTTGGCCATCACCCCCGACGGGCAGACCTGCATCCGCGGCCAGGTGGAGGGTCTCCCCGCGGATGCCGAAGCGTTGGGGGTGGCCCTGGCCCAGGACCTGCTCCGCCGAGGGGCCAACCGCTTGGTGGGAAGCCCGGTATGA